The following proteins come from a genomic window of Alphaproteobacteria bacterium:
- a CDS encoding low specificity L-threonine aldolase, whose protein sequence is MNFKSDNIAPIHPHILKAISDANTGLQNSYGDDEYSNALKEKISQIFEKDVEIFLVSTGSISNCLALSSLCLPYQTIYCHKNAHINTHEAGCIESMGYKLTPVDGSDNKIDLCTLKLAKETQLLYAPHMVKPGAISLTQPTEIGTVYTLDEIKKLKQLELPIHMDGARFSNALAYLGVSPKEMIQHIDVLSLGGTKNGCMIGELVVFFNKDYAKDFSYRVKRAGQLLSKTRYVAAQMIAYFDVWIENAQHANKQAKKLFDILSQNFKPAYPIETNQVFFHMDIKNAQKLQEAGVKFYHWEKDIYRFVTHFMTTDEKINQLQRLINS, encoded by the coding sequence ATGAATTTTAAAAGTGACAATATAGCCCCTATTCATCCACATATTCTAAAAGCCATTTCTGATGCAAATACCGGACTGCAAAATTCTTATGGGGACGATGAATATTCAAATGCATTGAAAGAAAAAATCTCTCAAATATTTGAAAAAGATGTGGAGATTTTTCTTGTTTCAACAGGAAGTATTTCAAACTGCTTGGCACTATCTTCTTTATGCTTACCCTATCAAACAATTTATTGCCATAAAAACGCTCACATTAATACACATGAAGCTGGGTGCATTGAATCAATGGGCTATAAACTCACACCGGTAGATGGCTCAGATAACAAAATAGACCTCTGCACATTAAAACTCGCAAAAGAGACGCAACTTCTTTATGCGCCACATATGGTAAAACCTGGCGCTATAAGCCTCACTCAACCAACAGAAATTGGAACAGTCTATACGTTGGATGAAATCAAAAAACTAAAACAGCTAGAACTCCCAATCCATATGGACGGCGCAAGATTCTCAAATGCCTTAGCTTACCTTGGAGTGTCTCCAAAAGAAATGATTCAACATATTGATGTATTATCATTAGGCGGCACAAAAAATGGATGTATGATCGGAGAGTTGGTTGTATTTTTCAATAAAGATTATGCGAAAGATTTTTCGTATCGCGTCAAACGCGCTGGGCAACTGTTATCAAAAACCCGTTATGTAGCCGCTCAAATGATCGCTTATTTTGATGTATGGATTGAAAACGCCCAGCATGCTAATAAGCAAGCAAAAAAATTATTCGATATACTGAGTCAAAACTTTAAGCCAGCCTACCCTATAGAAACTAATCAGGTGTTTTTTCATATGGATATAAAAAATGCACAAAAATTACAGGAAGCAGGTGTAAAGTTTTACCATTGGGAAAAAGATATCTACCGCTTTGTGACGCATTTTATGACGACAGATGAAAAAATTAATCAGCTTCAAAGACTTATAAACAGCTAA
- a CDS encoding ABC-F family ATP-binding cassette domain-containing protein yields MHKPIIIKDLSLPFTKIEDFSATIHYGDRIILIGRNGAGKSTLLKSILKQCDDVQVGYVPQMIKGFEALSGGERFNAALTKALSVDPEMLLLDEPTNHLDSRNKKSLLQLLKHYPGTLVIATHDMDLMEGILWHIKDDQISIFKGSYEDYKRELELQQHSLEQKKLKLNQEKKYLHEDLMDEQVRAKKSRLRGEKRTKEKKWPAMVAKMKEQQAAKTTGDRKKTLGEKRQDISERLKELQLPEVIKPKFSLETLDNNSDILVVDGTAGYHPDKPVLKNINLALSKNDRLAITGQNGSGKTTLIKAILGDPSVWTSGEWIVPKKEHIGHLDQHYKTLDPDKTVLEHFEDLLDKRKYLNDYLFRTDEQVNTKASCLSEGEKARLSLAQIGAHTPRLLILDELTNNLDLETKEHVIQVLRDYPGTLIVISHEQGFLDAIGVTQHFSCL; encoded by the coding sequence ATGCACAAACCAATCATTATAAAAGACCTATCACTTCCATTTACAAAAATTGAAGATTTTTCTGCAACGATTCATTATGGTGATCGAATTATTTTAATTGGTCGCAATGGTGCGGGTAAATCGACTCTTTTGAAATCCATCTTGAAACAGTGTGATGATGTTCAGGTTGGATATGTTCCGCAAATGATCAAAGGATTTGAAGCGCTGAGCGGAGGCGAGAGATTTAACGCGGCTTTAACCAAAGCATTATCTGTAGACCCTGAGATGCTTTTATTAGATGAGCCAACAAATCATTTGGATTCACGGAATAAAAAATCATTGCTCCAACTGTTGAAACATTATCCAGGCACACTTGTGATAGCGACCCATGACATGGATTTGATGGAAGGGATTTTGTGGCATATTAAAGATGATCAAATCTCTATTTTTAAGGGGAGCTATGAAGATTATAAACGAGAGCTTGAATTACAACAGCATTCTCTTGAACAAAAAAAACTAAAGTTAAATCAAGAGAAGAAATATCTTCATGAAGATCTTATGGATGAGCAAGTGAGAGCTAAAAAAAGTAGGCTAAGAGGCGAAAAACGCACCAAAGAAAAAAAATGGCCAGCAATGGTTGCAAAAATGAAAGAGCAGCAAGCGGCAAAAACTACCGGAGATAGAAAAAAGACATTAGGTGAAAAAAGACAAGACATATCAGAGAGACTAAAAGAACTGCAGTTGCCTGAAGTTATTAAGCCTAAATTTTCTTTAGAAACGCTAGATAACAATAGTGACATCCTCGTTGTGGATGGTACAGCAGGATATCATCCTGATAAACCAGTTTTAAAAAATATCAACTTAGCTTTAAGTAAGAATGATCGATTAGCAATTACAGGTCAAAATGGTTCAGGCAAAACGACTTTAATTAAAGCGATTTTAGGTGACCCATCTGTGTGGACATCAGGTGAGTGGATAGTTCCAAAAAAAGAGCATATAGGGCATTTAGATCAGCATTACAAAACACTTGATCCAGATAAAACTGTATTAGAGCATTTTGAAGATCTTCTGGATAAAAGAAAATACCTTAATGATTATTTGTTTCGTACAGATGAGCAAGTGAATACAAAAGCTAGCTGTTTATCTGAAGGTGAGAAAGCGCGCTTGAGCTTAGCGCAAATTGGAGCGCATACACCAAGACTGTTGATCTTGGATGAGCTGACAAATAATTTAGATTTAGAAACAAAAGAACATGTGATTCAAGTTTTAAGAGATTATCCTGGAACGCTGATTGTGATTTCGCATGAGCAGGGATTTTTGGATGCGATAGGGGTGACGCAGCATTTTAGCTGTTTATAA
- the mraY gene encoding phospho-N-acetylmuramoyl-pentapeptide-transferase, which produces MALFFAFITHMTLGNAAIQYLKRLQEKGQPIRHYGPETHLKKAGTPTMGGVLLLFCVFTSAILFSDISNNLIWISLLSMGLFGGIGLYDDLQKIKLHSAEGIRARTKFALQWIVGIVITLLFAKNYTIYLPIIHTFIPLGIAFLLWSAFVIVASSNALNLTDGLDGLAIFPVITTSLALGIMIYTGNYTLEQELLVLLSAWIGASLGFLWFNAPPAKIFMGDVGSLACGASLATTALMIQQEILFAMLIGVCVIETVSVIIQVFVFKRTGKRVFLMTPIHHHFEKKGWAETTVVVRFWIASVVLAFMTLAAYFFL; this is translated from the coding sequence TTGGCACTTTTCTTTGCTTTTATTACGCATATGACACTCGGAAATGCAGCAATTCAATACTTAAAACGCTTACAAGAAAAAGGACAGCCCATAAGACATTACGGCCCAGAAACCCATCTTAAAAAAGCGGGAACACCTACGATGGGTGGAGTTTTGCTGCTATTTTGCGTCTTTACTAGCGCCATACTTTTTTCAGATATAAGTAACAATCTTATATGGATCTCTCTGCTATCCATGGGGCTATTTGGTGGAATCGGTCTTTATGATGATCTCCAAAAAATTAAATTACATTCTGCTGAAGGCATTCGCGCACGCACAAAATTCGCTTTACAGTGGATTGTTGGCATTGTCATCACATTATTATTCGCAAAAAACTACACGATCTATTTGCCTATTATTCACACTTTCATTCCCTTAGGTATCGCATTCCTCCTATGGAGCGCATTTGTAATTGTTGCATCTAGCAATGCCTTAAACTTAACAGATGGTTTGGATGGGTTGGCAATTTTTCCCGTTATCACGACAAGTCTTGCTCTAGGAATTATGATCTATACAGGTAATTACACACTCGAGCAAGAGCTTCTGGTATTATTAAGCGCATGGATCGGCGCATCCTTAGGGTTCTTATGGTTCAACGCCCCTCCGGCAAAAATCTTTATGGGGGATGTCGGCTCTCTTGCTTGTGGCGCTTCTTTAGCAACAACCGCCTTAATGATCCAACAAGAAATTTTGTTTGCTATGCTAATTGGTGTATGTGTTATCGAGACTGTATCTGTTATCATTCAAGTGTTTGTGTTTAAGCGCACTGGCAAACGGGTATTCTTGATGACCCCTATTCATCATCATTTTGAGAAAAAAGGATGGGCGGAAACAACAGTTGTTGTAAGGTTTTGGATTGCGTCTGTTGTTCTAGCTTTCATGACCTTGGCTGCCTATTTCTTCTTATAA
- the plsX gene encoding phosphate acyltransferase PlsX, which translates to MISKKAITIAVDAMGGDHGPEAVIKGVKQAYEEIGDSNLRFKIFIPKKHKALLVNIQSISDAVYVDEVIDLHESPLKALKKGPNTTMGLAITAVRDGKADAVLSLGSTGAYIALCWKILHLLPSITKVALPATIPSENGHKVVLDLGASLVVSEKELVQFALMGDAMARIMLNKSNPRIKLLNVGVEEMKGFPQTIKAHKILKDTKILNYQGFAEASQLFSDDIDVLVTDGYGGNIALKTVKGFQSFLTKMLKSYFTKNWMRKIVGLGVKLGLNKLKQYMDWRQHNGAPLLGFSKLAIKGHGDSDEVAVAAAVKMTYMFLEKDLINKIQEELAENEDVVIAGV; encoded by the coding sequence ATGATCTCTAAAAAGGCCATTACCATAGCTGTTGATGCAATGGGGGGTGATCATGGGCCTGAAGCTGTTATTAAAGGTGTAAAGCAGGCTTATGAAGAGATCGGCGATTCAAACTTAAGATTCAAAATTTTTATTCCAAAAAAACATAAAGCGCTTTTAGTGAATATTCAAAGCATTTCAGATGCAGTTTATGTGGATGAAGTGATTGATTTGCATGAGAGTCCATTGAAAGCTCTTAAAAAAGGTCCAAATACTACTATGGGCCTTGCGATTACAGCTGTGCGTGATGGAAAGGCGGATGCGGTTCTTTCGCTAGGATCTACAGGTGCATATATTGCACTGTGCTGGAAAATATTGCATTTATTACCATCTATTACCAAGGTTGCACTACCTGCAACTATTCCTTCTGAAAATGGCCATAAAGTCGTTTTAGATCTTGGCGCTTCTTTAGTGGTGTCAGAGAAAGAGTTAGTGCAATTTGCACTTATGGGCGATGCAATGGCAAGAATTATGCTCAATAAATCAAACCCTCGTATTAAGCTTCTAAATGTAGGCGTGGAAGAAATGAAAGGTTTCCCTCAAACTATTAAAGCCCACAAAATCTTAAAAGACACTAAGATTTTAAACTATCAAGGTTTTGCAGAAGCAAGTCAATTATTTAGTGATGATATTGATGTTCTTGTGACAGATGGATATGGCGGAAATATTGCACTTAAAACCGTTAAGGGATTTCAGTCTTTTTTGACAAAAATGCTCAAAAGCTACTTTACAAAAAACTGGATGCGAAAAATTGTAGGACTTGGGGTGAAGTTAGGGCTTAATAAATTGAAACAATATATGGATTGGCGACAGCATAATGGGGCTCCTTTGCTTGGATTTTCCAAACTCGCAATCAAAGGTCATGGGGATTCTGATGAGGTTGCGGTTGCTGCTGCTGTGAAAATGACGTACATGTTTTTGGAAAAAGATTTAATCAATAAAATTCAAGAGGAGCTTGCTGAAAACGAGGACGTAGTTATTGCTGGCGTTTAA
- the rpmF gene encoding 50S ribosomal protein L32: MAVPKKRVSVSRRGMRNAHRKTVKPVNLVECNSCGSYKLQHHVCPSCGIYNGRQIIAQKVKDED, translated from the coding sequence ATGGCAGTTCCAAAGAAAAGAGTAAGTGTTTCAAGGCGAGGTATGAGAAACGCTCATAGAAAGACTGTTAAACCTGTAAATTTGGTTGAATGCAATTCATGTGGTTCATATAAGTTGCAACATCATGTTTGTCCGAGTTGTGGCATATATAATGGGCGACAAATTATTGCACAAAAAGTGAAAGACGAAGATTAA
- a CDS encoding arginine--tRNA ligase produces MKAILDFIINQIKKYYQPSDKELERITLEPCKFKQHGDVTTNAFMILKSKLLDTEIQTIQDDIEKTFPIQNIEKVGPGFLNIKFHKSFWQNKLLEDIAPENIGQNQKILLEFLSANPTGPLHIGHARNAVLGDTLARILTTSGFDITKEYYINDAGNQIDMLGRSLELRYKEQHGYKIKDDDFTEDMYIGEYLKDAAQTIDETPRDFKSCAVGKMMDMIQSNLKKLNIEFDVLTSERKLVEDGAVDKAFETLKKSGDVKEGMLEKPKDFQGEWNPRKQWIFESKNYGDDQNRAMKKADGTWTYFASDVAYHYDKYQRGFEKMINIFGADHIGYIKRLKAAVKALSNGKADLNILVCQLVNFMKNGEPLKMSKRKNTFVTMAEVIDEIGADALRFLLLMRNANMSYDFDLEKAVEQTKDNPIFYVQYATARIGSLMRRYKGEYDKDTVALLEDEDEISLIQVLQDFPRALRLACVHYEPHRLANYAYQLASDFHSLWSKKDYRFIVEDNAPLSSARMYLARYVLNVLTQTLDILGVSAPLEM; encoded by the coding sequence ATGAAAGCTATTTTAGATTTCATCATCAACCAGATAAAAAAGTATTATCAGCCGTCAGATAAAGAGCTTGAGAGGATAACGCTTGAACCATGTAAATTTAAGCAGCATGGCGATGTCACAACTAATGCTTTTATGATTTTAAAAAGCAAACTTCTCGATACTGAAATTCAAACTATTCAGGATGATATTGAAAAAACCTTTCCAATTCAAAATATCGAAAAGGTTGGTCCAGGATTTCTCAACATTAAATTTCATAAATCTTTTTGGCAGAATAAACTATTAGAAGATATAGCGCCAGAGAATATCGGGCAAAATCAAAAAATCTTGCTCGAATTTTTATCCGCAAACCCTACGGGCCCTTTACACATTGGTCATGCAAGAAATGCAGTTTTAGGCGACACATTAGCGCGCATTCTCACGACATCTGGTTTTGATATAACTAAAGAATACTATATCAACGATGCGGGCAACCAAATCGATATGTTGGGCAGATCTTTAGAGCTTAGATACAAAGAGCAACACGGTTACAAAATCAAAGATGATGATTTCACAGAAGATATGTACATTGGAGAATACTTAAAGGACGCTGCTCAGACGATAGATGAAACACCGCGCGATTTTAAATCCTGCGCCGTTGGAAAAATGATGGATATGATTCAAAGTAATTTGAAAAAACTCAATATTGAATTCGATGTATTAACCTCTGAAAGGAAGCTTGTCGAAGATGGCGCTGTGGATAAAGCGTTTGAGACATTAAAAAAAAGTGGTGATGTAAAAGAGGGTATGCTGGAAAAGCCAAAAGATTTCCAAGGCGAATGGAATCCCCGAAAGCAATGGATTTTTGAATCTAAAAACTATGGAGATGACCAAAATCGCGCTATGAAAAAAGCAGACGGAACCTGGACATATTTTGCTAGCGATGTGGCGTATCATTATGATAAATATCAGCGCGGCTTTGAAAAAATGATCAATATTTTTGGTGCTGATCATATTGGCTATATCAAGAGATTAAAAGCAGCGGTAAAAGCCTTATCAAACGGCAAGGCTGATTTAAATATTCTTGTTTGCCAGCTTGTCAACTTCATGAAGAATGGCGAACCTCTGAAAATGTCAAAACGCAAAAACACCTTTGTGACTATGGCAGAAGTTATTGATGAGATTGGCGCAGATGCATTGAGGTTTTTATTACTCATGCGCAATGCAAACATGAGCTATGATTTTGATCTAGAAAAAGCTGTGGAACAAACCAAAGATAATCCGATTTTTTATGTTCAATATGCAACCGCCCGGATTGGTTCTTTAATGCGAAGATATAAAGGTGAATACGACAAAGATACCGTAGCGCTTTTGGAAGATGAAGATGAGATTTCACTTATTCAAGTTCTACAAGATTTTCCGCGAGCATTAAGATTAGCATGTGTGCATTATGAGCCTCATCGCTTAGCAAATTACGCTTACCAACTGGCATCAGATTTCCATAGCCTATGGAGTAAAAAAGATTATCGCTTCATTGTAGAAGACAATGCTCCTCTATCATCAGCCAGAATGTATCTTGCGCGCTATGTGTTAAATGTCTTAACGCAAACCCTAGATATACTAGGCGTAAGCGCTCCTTTGGAAATGTAG
- a CDS encoding cation diffusion facilitator family transporter translates to MTNDRLIKLASIAAISTSLILIILKIYIWIVTQSLSVEASLFDSLLDAVTSIINFFAIIHATKPADSCHRFGHGKIESLACFTQSIFIAFSALCLLYSIIQNFIHPEPLIDTGYGFFWMIIVSILTLALILFQRHVVRKTNSQIIKTDNLHYETDLFVNAGVLLSLALSLKFQFIYLDILIGMIIVCYVLSSSFDILKSSCNVLLDRELPEEERLKVIAVVNAHKKIEKLMNLRTRSCGNHNFIELTLSFDSKLTVSQIQALSKKITQEIQEKIPGADVVIQLPH, encoded by the coding sequence ATGACAAACGATCGTCTTATAAAACTTGCAAGCATTGCAGCTATTTCAACATCTTTAATCTTAATTATCTTAAAGATATATATCTGGATTGTGACACAGTCACTCAGCGTAGAAGCATCTCTCTTTGACTCTCTATTGGATGCTGTTACATCCATTATCAATTTCTTTGCCATTATTCATGCAACCAAACCTGCAGATTCTTGTCATAGATTTGGGCATGGAAAAATTGAATCTTTAGCCTGCTTCACGCAATCTATTTTTATTGCGTTTTCTGCTCTATGCCTGCTGTATTCCATTATCCAGAATTTTATACACCCTGAACCTCTAATAGATACAGGTTATGGTTTCTTCTGGATGATTATTGTCTCCATCTTGACTCTAGCCCTCATCTTGTTCCAACGACATGTCGTACGCAAAACAAATTCCCAGATCATTAAAACAGATAATTTGCACTATGAAACAGATTTATTTGTAAACGCAGGCGTCCTACTAAGCTTGGCTTTGTCTTTAAAATTTCAATTTATTTATCTGGATATTTTGATTGGCATGATCATCGTGTGCTACGTACTAAGCTCCTCTTTTGATATCTTAAAATCCTCTTGCAATGTTTTGTTAGATCGAGAATTGCCTGAAGAAGAGCGTCTTAAAGTTATTGCGGTTGTGAATGCACACAAAAAAATAGAAAAACTTATGAACTTACGCACGCGCTCATGTGGAAATCATAACTTTATTGAACTCACACTTAGCTTTGACTCAAAACTTACGGTCAGCCAAATTCAAGCACTTTCTAAAAAAATCACGCAAGAAATTCAGGAAAAAATTCCTGGCGCGGATGTTGTGATACAGCTTCCTCACTAA
- a CDS encoding carotenoid oxygenase family protein, translating to MFFLFLSLEAKTLAPKDINGTFVKLVPEIKGKDQNLHPFDKLGVVYAFKFSKGEVQYERFPVPSSAYEQYKKSGKAEHDGFYQKTGNTHLFNQMLNAHSFKAKVQDIKKDVFVTTETPPQIFLTGKALEWKDELPKSRIYENAFIKDSYSYMMHFGLFSTDYVVYKIQDCCRIPICRITTHTPAYMHSFAVTENYFILLEIPFRLSRPFPNLFSAFMKSFEFYPEEKTRVLCIDKKTGEVKEFFTKSFFYYHIANAFEDNGSINIDVVGYDKPLVSLEEKNVNNRLMRIVLKQDAEPVVVEHERACEFPVINPEIAGKNYRFIYALRTDLSKKFEQMGVGLLKIDLNGDMKSFSKKDCIFGEPAFIRRHYERSEESCKASTEDDGWLIGIMSNTAERKSYLYVLNAQTMELVYSQPMRDYVASIGFHGRFFSS from the coding sequence ATGTTTTTTTTATTTCTCTCATTAGAAGCTAAGACTTTAGCGCCTAAAGATATTAATGGTACATTTGTGAAGTTGGTTCCTGAGATAAAAGGAAAAGATCAAAACCTTCATCCATTTGATAAGCTTGGTGTGGTTTATGCATTTAAGTTTTCAAAAGGAGAGGTGCAGTATGAGAGATTTCCCGTGCCATCTTCTGCGTATGAGCAGTACAAAAAATCTGGCAAGGCGGAGCATGATGGGTTTTATCAAAAAACGGGTAATACGCATTTGTTCAATCAAATGCTGAATGCGCATTCCTTTAAGGCTAAAGTTCAAGATATAAAAAAAGATGTTTTTGTAACGACAGAAACACCGCCTCAGATATTTTTGACAGGAAAGGCTTTAGAGTGGAAAGACGAGCTTCCTAAAAGTCGTATCTATGAAAATGCGTTTATCAAAGATTCATATAGTTATATGATGCATTTTGGTTTGTTTAGCACAGACTATGTTGTATATAAAATTCAAGATTGTTGCCGCATTCCTATTTGCAGGATTACAACACATACTCCAGCCTATATGCATAGTTTTGCCGTTACAGAAAATTATTTCATTTTGTTGGAAATTCCGTTTCGATTATCTAGACCGTTTCCTAACTTATTTTCAGCTTTTATGAAGAGTTTTGAGTTTTATCCTGAAGAAAAAACACGCGTTTTATGTATCGATAAAAAAACAGGCGAAGTGAAGGAATTTTTTACAAAGTCATTTTTCTACTATCATATTGCGAATGCCTTTGAAGATAATGGTTCTATAAATATTGATGTTGTGGGTTATGATAAGCCCCTTGTATCGCTGGAAGAGAAAAATGTGAACAATCGTTTGATGCGCATTGTGTTGAAGCAGGATGCTGAGCCGGTGGTGGTCGAGCATGAAAGAGCCTGCGAATTTCCCGTGATTAATCCTGAGATTGCTGGAAAAAACTATCGTTTTATTTATGCATTAAGGACGGATTTATCAAAAAAGTTTGAGCAAATGGGCGTAGGGTTATTAAAAATTGATCTGAATGGCGATATGAAAAGTTTCAGCAAAAAAGATTGTATTTTTGGTGAGCCTGCCTTTATACGTCGTCATTATGAGCGTAGCGAAGAATCTTGTAAGGCTAGCACAGAAGATGACGGATGGCTTATCGGGATTATGTCTAACACCGCGGAAAGAAAGTCATATTTGTATGTTTTGAATGCTCAAACGATGGAGTTGGTGTATTCACAGCCTATGCGTGATTATGTTGCCTCTATTGGGTTTCATGGGCGGTTTTTTTCTTCCTAA